A genome region from Triticum aestivum cultivar Chinese Spring chromosome 2B, IWGSC CS RefSeq v2.1, whole genome shotgun sequence includes the following:
- the LOC123046622 gene encoding norbelladine synthase — MKGSLCHDFETGLPAAEVWEMYRGLGISQVVPQLLPDIFKKAKLVEGDGGVGTVLHLTFSHGVAPLEYQKEKFIKIDHENYVKEAIIVEGGLLDHGFQKYLMRIEIIGQTNKTSTIRSTIEYEVDDDKSGNTSFVSTSALACLAEAITEYIKAQKSAEQAREEMP, encoded by the exons ATGAAAGGTAGCCTTTGCCATGACTtcgagacaggcctccccgcggcggAGGTATGGGAGATGTATCGAGGTCTCGGTATTAGCCAGGTAGTTCCTCAATTGCTTCCCGATATCTTCAAAAAGGCCAAGCTTGTTGAAGGAGATGGCGGTGTCGGGACAGTTTTGCATCTCACCTTTTCTCATG GGGTTGCTCCATTAGAATATCAAAAGGAAAAGTTCATCAAGATTGACCATGAAAACTATGTCAAGGAGGCAATAATAGTAGAAGGAGGCCTTCTGGATCATGGATTTCAGAAATATTTGATGAGAATTGAGATTATAGGGCAAACCAATAAAACATCTACAATAAGGTCAACCATTGAATATGAAGTTGATGACGACAAGTCAGGCAACACATCCTTTGTCAGTACCAGTGCACTAGCTTGCCTCGCTGAAGCAATCACAGAGTATATCAAGGCACAGAAAAGCGCTGAGCAAGCTCGTGAAGAAATGCCGTAA
- the LOC123046621 gene encoding norbelladine synthase, whose protein sequence is MKGSLCHEFETGLPAADVWEIYGGLRIGQLVPELLPHMLKKVELVDGDGGVGTVLHLTYSPGIPGFKYQKEKFIKIDNENYVKEALVVEGGVLHHGFQKCLVRFEIIGQTNETSTIRSTIEYEIDDDKTDNASFVSTSGVAFIAEAITKYIKAQKSADQAHQETL, encoded by the exons ATGAAAGGGAGCCTCTGCCATGAGTTCGAGACAGGCCTCCCCGCAGCCGATGTATGGGAGATCTATGGAGGCCTCCGTATTGGCCAGTTGGTCCCTGAATTGCTTCCCCATATGCTCAAAAAGGTCGAGCTTGTCGATGGAGATGGCGGCGTCGGAACAGTTTTGCATCTCACCTACTCTCCTG GAATTCCTGGGTTCAAATATCaaaaagaaaagttcatcaaaattgataATGAAAACTATGTCAAAGAGGCACTAGTAGTAGAAGGAGGCGTTCTACATCATGGATTTCAGAAATGTTTGGTCCGATTTGAGATTATAGGGCAAACAAATGAGACATCTACAATAAGATCAACCATTGAATATGAAATTGATGACGACAAGACGGATAACGCATCCTTCGTCAGTACCAGTGGTGTGGCTTTTATTGCTGAAGCCATCACCAAGTATATCAAGGCACAGAAAAGCGCTGATCAAGCTCATCAAGAAACGTTGTAA